A genomic stretch from Alphaproteobacteria bacterium 33-17 includes:
- the gatA gene encoding aspartyl/glutamyl-tRNA amidotransferase subunit A (allows the formation of correctly charged Asn-tRNA(Asn) or Gln-tRNA(Gln) through the transamidation of misacylated Asp-tRNA(Asn) or Glu-tRNA(Gln) in organisms which lack either or both of asparaginyl-tRNA or glutaminyl-tRNA synthetases; reaction takes place in the presence of glutamine and ATP through an activated phospho-Asp-tRNA(Asn) or phospho-Glu-tRNA) codes for MSELLKLSILEASKKLRSKEIKATELVDSYIKQAKKTKDLNAFSLETFDFAREEAKKSQERLDNNTARPLEGIPVAVKDLFCTKGFRTTSCSKMLADFIPPYDSTVSSKLLGAGGIMIGKTGMDEFAMGSSNGTSYFGGVINPWRAKDNPDKKLVPGGSSGGSSASVSAFSSMAALGSDTGGSIRQPAAYTATVGIKPSYGRCSRYGMVAFSSSLDQAGVLARSVADASLVLENVMGHDEFDSTVQNLPVPQLSKLSANSMKGLKVGVPKEYDHPMLSSDIKASWEKAISLAKAQGAEIVEISMPHTSYALPVYYIIAPAEASSNLSRYDGVRFGYRTTSPITNINDLYEYTRAEGFGAEVKRRIMIGTFVLSSEHISSYYQKAQRVRTLIIEDFKKAFEKVDVILTPTTPTPAFGLEDKLDPVSMYMNDLFTVPASLAGLPCMSLPIGINESGLPLGIQLIAKHLDEETMIKAALSLEEAISFKLNAYGM; via the coding sequence GTGAGTGAATTACTTAAACTATCTATTTTAGAAGCTAGCAAAAAGCTACGCTCAAAGGAAATTAAAGCAACTGAGCTTGTAGATAGCTATATTAAACAGGCTAAAAAAACAAAAGATTTAAACGCATTCTCGCTGGAGACATTTGACTTTGCAAGAGAAGAAGCAAAAAAATCACAAGAAAGACTTGATAATAACACAGCAAGACCTTTAGAAGGTATACCTGTTGCGGTAAAAGACCTTTTCTGTACAAAAGGCTTTAGAACTACATCTTGCTCAAAAATGCTTGCAGATTTTATTCCTCCATATGACTCAACAGTTAGCTCAAAATTACTTGGCGCTGGCGGTATTATGATTGGTAAAACAGGTATGGATGAATTTGCTATGGGTTCATCAAATGGTACAAGCTATTTTGGCGGTGTTATCAACCCTTGGAGAGCAAAAGATAATCCTGATAAAAAACTAGTTCCAGGTGGCTCTTCTGGCGGCTCTTCTGCATCAGTGTCTGCCTTTTCATCAATGGCAGCACTTGGAAGCGACACAGGCGGATCAATTCGCCAGCCAGCGGCTTATACTGCAACAGTTGGTATTAAGCCAAGTTACGGCAGATGTTCACGTTATGGCATGGTTGCATTCTCAAGCTCACTTGACCAAGCGGGTGTACTTGCAAGAAGCGTTGCAGATGCTAGCTTAGTTTTAGAAAATGTCATGGGTCATGATGAATTTGACTCAACAGTACAAAACCTACCAGTACCGCAGTTATCAAAACTATCTGCAAATAGCATGAAAGGATTGAAAGTTGGCGTTCCAAAAGAGTATGATCACCCGATGTTATCAAGTGATATCAAAGCATCATGGGAAAAAGCAATTAGCCTTGCAAAAGCGCAAGGTGCTGAAATCGTTGAAATTTCAATGCCACATACAAGCTATGCACTTCCTGTTTATTATATTATCGCGCCAGCTGAGGCATCATCTAACTTATCACGTTATGACGGCGTTAGATTCGGTTATAGAACAACCTCACCTATTACTAATATCAATGACCTTTATGAATATACAAGGGCTGAAGGCTTTGGCGCAGAAGTAAAACGCCGTATTATGATTGGTACATTTGTATTATCATCTGAACATATAAGCAGCTATTACCAAAAGGCTCAAAGAGTTAGAACTTTAATTATCGAAGACTTTAAGAAAGCATTTGAGAAAGTTGATGTAATACTAACACCAACCACCCCAACACCTGCATTTGGCCTTGAAGATAAGCTTGACCCAGTTAGCATGTATATGAATGATTTATTTACCGTTCCTGCAAGTCTTGCTGGTCTTCCGTGCATGTCACTTCCAATTGGGATAAATGAAAGCGGACTGCCACTTGGCATTCAGCTTATAGCTAAACATTTAGATGAAGAGACAATGATAAAAGCCGCGCTTTCTTTAGAAGAAGCGATTAGTTTTAAATTAAATGCGTATGGTATGTAA
- the gatB gene encoding aspartyl/glutamyl-tRNA amidotransferase subunit B (allows the formation of correctly charged Asn-tRNA(Asn) or Gln-tRNA(Gln) through the transamidation of misacylated Asp-tRNA(Asn) or Glu-tRNA(Gln) in organisms which lack either or both of asparaginyl-tRNA or glutaminyl-tRNA synthetases; reaction takes place in the presence of glutamine and ATP through an activated phospho-Asp-tRNA(Asn) or phospho-Glu-tRNA) translates to MVCNMSNSDWEVVIGLEVHAQVSSKSKLFSGAATEFGAEPNTQVSLIDAAMPGMLPKLNKFCVEQAVKTGLGINATINLESRFDRKNYFYPDLPQGYQISQFYKPVVENGNLMITLKDGTTKNISIERIHLEQDAGKSLHDQSPKHTFIDLNRSGIALMEIVSRPDLRSSEEAAEYMKKLRSILRYLGTCDGDMEKGSLRCDANVSVRKFGAPLGTRCEIKNLNSIRYIVKAIDYEVDRQISVIESGGTISQETRLFDVATGETRTMRSKEDALDYRYFPDPDLLTLKIDEGFIDGIRKIMPELPEQKIKRYTETLGLSAYDAEVLTAEKESADYFEEVIKEAEPKMAANWIMGELFARLKKADLEIDASPIAPKTLAKLLKLISSDVISGKIAKDVFEIMFTSGRDPEEIVETENMKQVTDLSAIEALVDKIITDNADKVAEYKSGKDKLFGFFVGQAMKASGGKVNPDILNQMLKDKLSK, encoded by the coding sequence ATGGTATGTAATATGAGTAATTCAGATTGGGAAGTTGTAATTGGTCTTGAGGTTCATGCTCAGGTTTCGTCAAAATCAAAACTATTTTCAGGTGCTGCAACAGAGTTTGGAGCAGAGCCAAATACGCAGGTATCTTTAATTGATGCTGCTATGCCAGGAATGCTGCCTAAGCTTAATAAGTTCTGCGTTGAGCAAGCTGTAAAAACAGGTCTTGGTATTAATGCGACAATTAATTTAGAGTCACGTTTTGACCGTAAAAACTATTTTTACCCTGACCTTCCGCAAGGTTATCAAATATCACAGTTTTATAAGCCTGTTGTAGAAAACGGTAATCTTATGATTACTTTAAAAGATGGCACTACAAAAAATATTAGCATTGAAAGAATTCACTTGGAGCAAGATGCTGGTAAAAGCCTTCATGATCAAAGCCCAAAGCATACTTTCATTGATCTTAACCGTTCTGGTATTGCTCTAATGGAAATTGTTTCCCGCCCAGACCTTAGATCAAGTGAGGAAGCTGCAGAATACATGAAAAAGCTCCGTAGTATTTTAAGATACTTAGGTACTTGCGATGGTGATATGGAAAAAGGATCATTAAGATGCGACGCTAACGTATCTGTAAGAAAGTTTGGCGCACCACTCGGCACACGCTGTGAGATTAAAAACCTCAACTCAATTCGCTATATTGTTAAAGCTATTGATTATGAAGTTGATCGCCAAATTAGCGTTATAGAAAGCGGCGGCACAATTAGCCAGGAAACAAGACTTTTTGACGTAGCAACTGGTGAAACACGTACAATGCGTTCTAAGGAAGATGCACTTGATTACCGTTATTTCCCAGATCCTGATCTTTTAACACTCAAAATTGACGAAGGATTTATTGATGGCATTCGTAAGATTATGCCAGAACTTCCTGAGCAGAAGATTAAAAGATATACAGAAACTCTAGGACTTAGCGCATATGACGCTGAAGTTTTAACAGCAGAGAAAGAGTCAGCAGATTACTTTGAGGAAGTTATTAAGGAAGCAGAGCCAAAAATGGCAGCTAACTGGATTATGGGTGAGCTTTTTGCAAGGCTTAAGAAGGCAGATCTTGAGATTGACGCATCCCCTATTGCGCCTAAAACACTTGCTAAGCTTTTAAAGCTTATTTCAAGCGATGTGATATCTGGTAAAATTGCTAAAGACGTATTTGAAATTATGTTTACAAGCGGCAGAGATCCTGAAGAAATTGTAGAAACCGAGAACATGAAGCAAGTAACAGATTTGTCAGCAATTGAAGCACTGGTTGATAAGATTATAACTGACAACGCTGATAAAGTAGCAGAATATAAATCTGGTAAAGATAAGTTATTTGGATTCTTTGTTGGTCAGGCGATGAAAGCATCAGGCGGCAAGGTAAACCCAGATATTTTAAACCAGATGCTGAAGGATAAACTGTCTAAGTAA